In Flavobacterium lacustre, a genomic segment contains:
- a CDS encoding family 16 glycosylhydrolase — protein MKKIIINIVSIFALLLMVNCQEDNFSFGSIDAPTNLEVTAEIVGKTVDFPDGDGSGKIKFTSSADNAISYKYIFSDGTSENAPSGILEKRFTKPGVNTYTVTVMASGRGGITTNTTLEVTVLSNFTDDEAVQLLTGGTSKKWYWSASERGHLGVGPNNNDIATNYYANYYQAGAFEKAGSPNSSCLYDNELTFSLSGDQLKFNLDNGGRTFFNAAFLSVGGGSGGEDLCLDYATTGEKTVTLSPSESVIMTNPEHLTQTRGTMLNIADGGFMGYYIGQSSYEILSITANRMVVRAVMGGNPALAWYHIFTTTPPNQTPETDYTTLAWSDEFNVDGAPDPTKWGYDLGAGGWGNSEAQTYTNSSNNVIVQGGSLKITAKKEGSGYTSARLKSEGKYDFTYGKIEFKAKLPVGGGTWPAIWSLGSDYATNTWPGCGEIDFMEHRGNTSNVIHGSLHYPGHSGGNASTSTLTIANASTEFHVYKTIWSPTSVKFYVDDVLYHSFANNNTVPFNKDFFLIMNVAMGGTFGGTIDPAFIESSMEVDYIRVYQ, from the coding sequence ATGAAAAAAATAATTATAAATATAGTATCTATTTTTGCACTTCTGTTGATGGTCAATTGTCAGGAAGATAATTTTTCTTTTGGGTCAATAGACGCACCGACAAACCTTGAAGTGACAGCAGAAATAGTGGGGAAAACAGTAGATTTTCCTGATGGTGATGGTTCTGGTAAAATTAAATTTACCAGCTCGGCGGATAATGCTATTTCGTACAAGTACATTTTTTCTGATGGTACTTCCGAAAATGCACCAAGCGGTATTTTAGAGAAACGATTTACTAAACCGGGGGTGAATACCTATACAGTTACCGTAATGGCCTCAGGCAGAGGAGGTATTACTACTAATACTACGCTTGAAGTTACCGTGTTAAGTAATTTTACAGATGATGAAGCGGTACAGCTTTTAACAGGAGGAACTTCAAAAAAATGGTATTGGTCAGCTTCTGAACGAGGACATTTAGGAGTTGGTCCTAATAATAATGATATTGCAACAAACTACTATGCTAACTATTACCAAGCTGGTGCTTTTGAAAAAGCAGGTTCGCCAAATAGCAGTTGTTTGTATGACAATGAATTGACATTTTCATTAAGTGGAGATCAATTGAAATTTAATTTAGATAATGGTGGAAGAACTTTTTTCAATGCTGCATTTCTTAGTGTTGGTGGAGGTTCAGGCGGAGAAGATCTTTGTCTTGATTATGCAACTACTGGAGAAAAAACTGTTACACTGAGTCCATCAGAATCTGTAATTATGACTAATCCAGAACATTTGACACAAACAAGAGGAACGATGTTGAACATAGCTGACGGTGGTTTCATGGGATATTATATCGGTCAAAGTTCTTATGAAATATTATCTATTACAGCCAATCGTATGGTAGTAAGAGCAGTTATGGGTGGTAATCCGGCTTTAGCTTGGTATCATATTTTTACAACAACACCTCCAAATCAAACTCCGGAAACCGATTATACTACTTTAGCTTGGTCTGATGAGTTTAATGTTGACGGTGCACCAGATCCTACAAAATGGGGATATGACCTTGGCGCAGGAGGTTGGGGTAACAGTGAAGCTCAAACTTATACCAATAGTTCAAACAATGTAATTGTTCAAGGTGGAAGTTTAAAAATCACGGCTAAAAAAGAGGGTTCAGGATATACTTCGGCGAGATTAAAATCGGAAGGTAAATATGATTTCACATATGGTAAAATAGAATTTAAAGCTAAATTACCTGTTGGTGGAGGAACTTGGCCAGCTATTTGGTCTTTAGGAAGTGATTATGCTACCAATACTTGGCCAGGTTGTGGAGAAATAGATTTTATGGAACATAGAGGGAATACATCAAATGTTATTCATGGTTCACTTCATTATCCTGGACATTCCGGAGGTAACGCTAGTACATCAACGCTAACAATTGCAAATGCGTCAACTGAATTTCATGTGTATAAAACGATTTGGAGTCCTACATCTGTTAAGTTTTATGTAGACGATGTATTGTATCATTCATTTGCAAATAACAACACAGTACCATTCAACAAAGATTTCTTTTTAATTATGAATGTAGCCATGGGAGGAACTTTTGGAGGGACTATAGATCCTGCTTTTATAGAATCCTCAATGGAAGTTGATTATATACGAGTATATCAATAA
- the bglX gene encoding beta-glucosidase BglX: MRQMKHKFVFTSFAITAVLIAGCSNKIIKSSISYSKVNVLETKVDSVLKLMTLEEKVGQLNQYNGFWEITGPTPKEGQAAKKYEDLKKGLVGSMLNVKGVKDVTALQKIAVEQTRLGIPLIFGFDVIHGYKTISPIPLAEAASWDLEAIKKSAAIAAEEASSVGLNWTFAPMVDISRDARWGRVMEGAGEDTYLGSKIAVARVQGFQGDLSSNKNILACAKHFAGYAFAESGRDYNTVDVSETTLQNIIFPPFKATVDAGVRTFMNSFNELNGIPATGNSYLQREVLKGDWKFDGFVVSDWGSINEMISHGYAKDSKHAAEIALNAGSDMDMESSAYVEHLVALVNEGKVKESLIDDAARRILKVKFELGLFDNPYKYCDENREKETVGSPAIQEGVLDMAKKSIVLLKNQNDLLPLKKSGQKIAVIGALANDKTSPLGSWRIAADDNTAVSVLEGLENYKGNQLNYAKGADVSVGRTQFIWETKINTTDKSGFEEAIAIAKQADIVVMVLGEHGLQSGEGRSRSDIGLPGVQQELLEAIFKVNPNVVLVLNNGRPLAIPWADEHIPAIVEAWQLGTQSGNAIAQVLYGDYNPSGKLPMTFPRNVGQVPIYYNYKNTGRPVMNEPDSVFWSHYIDEKNTPLYPFGYGLSYSKFEYSDMQLTSNSFAKNGKIEVSVNIKNTGKVTGKEVVQMYIRDLIGSTTRPVKELKGFEMIELNPNETKKVVFLIDEKTIQYFTANAKWESEPGDFKVFIGGSSAKTLERDFQYFN; this comes from the coding sequence ATGAGACAAATGAAACATAAGTTCGTCTTTACATCATTCGCGATAACGGCTGTTTTAATTGCCGGTTGTAGCAATAAAATAATAAAATCGTCTATTTCTTACTCCAAAGTAAATGTTTTGGAGACTAAGGTTGATTCTGTTTTGAAGCTTATGACTTTAGAAGAAAAAGTGGGACAGCTCAATCAGTATAACGGATTTTGGGAAATTACCGGTCCAACACCCAAAGAAGGTCAAGCCGCCAAAAAATACGAAGACCTGAAAAAAGGTTTAGTAGGATCAATGCTAAATGTAAAAGGTGTTAAAGACGTGACGGCATTACAGAAAATTGCTGTAGAGCAAACGCGATTGGGAATTCCTTTAATTTTTGGTTTTGATGTTATTCATGGCTATAAAACGATAAGCCCTATTCCGTTAGCCGAAGCCGCAAGTTGGGATTTGGAAGCAATAAAAAAATCAGCAGCTATAGCCGCCGAAGAAGCTTCATCTGTAGGACTCAATTGGACTTTTGCTCCAATGGTTGATATTTCAAGAGATGCCCGTTGGGGACGCGTGATGGAAGGTGCTGGAGAAGATACTTATTTAGGAAGTAAAATTGCAGTAGCCCGTGTTCAAGGGTTTCAAGGAGATTTAAGTTCTAATAAAAATATTTTGGCTTGTGCCAAACATTTTGCAGGCTACGCTTTTGCAGAATCGGGTAGAGATTACAATACTGTAGATGTGAGTGAAACCACTTTGCAAAACATTATTTTTCCTCCTTTTAAAGCTACAGTTGATGCCGGAGTGCGAACCTTTATGAATTCTTTCAACGAATTAAACGGAATTCCTGCAACAGGAAATTCCTATTTGCAAAGAGAAGTTTTAAAAGGCGATTGGAAATTTGATGGTTTTGTAGTTTCAGATTGGGGTTCTATTAACGAAATGATTTCTCACGGGTATGCAAAAGACAGCAAACATGCAGCAGAAATTGCGCTTAACGCCGGTTCAGACATGGATATGGAATCGAGTGCATATGTTGAGCATTTAGTTGCATTGGTCAACGAAGGAAAAGTAAAAGAAAGTCTAATTGATGATGCTGCAAGAAGAATTCTTAAAGTAAAATTTGAATTGGGTTTATTTGATAATCCTTATAAATACTGTGATGAAAACCGTGAAAAAGAAACTGTAGGCAGTCCTGCTATTCAAGAAGGGGTTTTGGACATGGCTAAAAAATCAATTGTTTTATTAAAAAATCAAAATGATTTGCTTCCTCTGAAAAAATCTGGGCAAAAAATAGCTGTTATCGGCGCATTGGCAAACGATAAAACCAGTCCATTAGGAAGCTGGAGAATCGCAGCCGATGACAATACTGCCGTTTCGGTTCTGGAGGGATTAGAAAACTATAAAGGAAATCAACTTAATTATGCAAAAGGAGCTGATGTTTCGGTTGGAAGAACACAATTTATTTGGGAAACAAAAATCAATACAACCGATAAATCAGGATTTGAAGAAGCGATAGCTATAGCCAAACAAGCTGATATAGTTGTGATGGTTTTGGGAGAACATGGTTTGCAATCCGGAGAAGGCAGAAGTAGATCGGATATTGGTTTGCCTGGAGTACAACAAGAATTATTGGAAGCGATTTTCAAAGTCAATCCTAATGTAGTTTTAGTTTTAAACAACGGACGTCCACTTGCAATTCCTTGGGCTGACGAACACATTCCGGCTATTGTAGAAGCTTGGCAGTTAGGCACACAAAGTGGTAATGCCATTGCGCAAGTTTTGTATGGAGATTATAATCCAAGCGGAAAACTTCCGATGACTTTTCCAAGAAATGTTGGTCAAGTACCTATTTATTACAATTATAAAAATACAGGAAGACCGGTAATGAATGAACCTGACAGTGTTTTCTGGTCGCATTATATTGATGAAAAAAACACGCCTTTATATCCTTTCGGTTACGGATTGAGTTACTCTAAATTTGAGTATTCAGATATGCAATTGACCTCGAATTCATTTGCTAAAAACGGAAAAATAGAAGTTTCAGTAAACATAAAAAATACTGGAAAAGTAACAGGGAAAGAAGTCGTTCAAATGTACATAAGAGATCTAATAGGTAGTACAACAAGACCTGTAAAAGAGTTGAAAGGATTTGAAATGATTGAATTAAATCCCAATGAAACCAAAAAAGTAGTATTTTTAATTGATGAAAAAACAATTCAATATTTTACGGCTAATGCAAAATGGGAATCGGAACCTGGCGATTTTAAAGTCTTTATAGGCGGAAGTTCTGCAAAAACGTTAGAAAGAGATTTTCAATATTTTAACTAA
- a CDS encoding glycoside hydrolase family 16 protein, whose protein sequence is MKKVLILLFIGNFCLAQQTKRKLVWEENFNEPVLNESVWNFELGDGCPNLCGWGNNERQVYTTKNHEIKNGNLIIHAKKEGNSYTSTKITTKDKKIFQYGRMEARAKLPVGHGIWPAFWMLGQNISQVGWPKSGEIDILEYIGREPHMIFTTLHTQDSHGNSINTKKTSFPNIEEGFHVFALDWTKDKMDFFVDDVLVYTFQPEIKNENTWPFDKPFYFILNVAIGGNFGGPAVDDTILPQDFIVDYIKVYQ, encoded by the coding sequence ATGAAAAAAGTATTAATTCTGTTATTCATAGGAAACTTTTGCTTGGCGCAACAAACCAAAAGAAAATTGGTTTGGGAAGAAAATTTTAATGAACCGGTTCTAAATGAATCTGTTTGGAATTTTGAATTAGGTGACGGATGTCCTAATTTGTGTGGCTGGGGTAATAACGAACGACAAGTGTACACCACCAAAAATCATGAGATTAAAAATGGTAATCTGATTATTCATGCAAAAAAAGAAGGGAATAGCTATACTTCAACCAAAATAACTACAAAAGATAAAAAAATCTTCCAATATGGCAGAATGGAAGCCCGAGCAAAACTGCCGGTTGGACATGGAATTTGGCCTGCCTTTTGGATGCTGGGACAAAACATAAGTCAAGTGGGATGGCCAAAATCTGGTGAAATAGATATTTTAGAATATATAGGGAGAGAGCCGCATATGATTTTTACCACTTTGCATACTCAAGACAGCCACGGAAATTCCATCAATACCAAAAAAACAAGTTTTCCAAATATTGAAGAAGGTTTTCATGTTTTCGCTTTAGATTGGACCAAAGATAAAATGGATTTTTTTGTTGATGATGTATTAGTTTACACTTTTCAGCCGGAGATAAAAAATGAGAATACTTGGCCTTTTGACAAACCGTTTTATTTTATTCTAAATGTAGCCATTGGAGGTAATTTTGGTGGGCCAGCAGTTGATGACACAATATTGCCACAAGATTTTATAGTAGATTATATTAAAGTATATCAATAA
- a CDS encoding RNA polymerase sigma factor → MATIQLTDALLVQDYVAGNENALAVLIKRHESKIYGFIYSKISDRDISNDIFQDTFIKVIKTLKSSSYNEEGKFLPWVMRISHNLIVDHYRKTKKMPMFRETEEFSIFSIMSDDSLSIENKIISEQVEVDLKKLIEELPADQKEVLMMRMYQDMSFKEISEITGVSINTALGRMRYALMNMRKVIDKHQIILTN, encoded by the coding sequence ATGGCTACTATTCAACTTACAGACGCTTTGCTGGTACAAGATTATGTCGCAGGCAATGAAAACGCTTTGGCTGTATTAATAAAAAGACACGAATCCAAAATTTACGGATTTATATACTCTAAAATTTCTGATAGAGACATTTCAAATGATATTTTTCAAGACACTTTCATTAAAGTAATTAAAACTTTAAAGTCAAGTTCTTATAATGAAGAAGGTAAATTCTTACCTTGGGTTATGCGTATTTCGCACAATCTTATTGTAGATCATTACAGAAAAACAAAAAAAATGCCCATGTTTCGGGAAACCGAGGAATTTTCTATTTTTTCCATCATGTCAGATGATTCACTTTCAATAGAAAACAAAATTATTTCAGAACAAGTCGAAGTCGATTTGAAAAAGTTGATTGAAGAACTTCCTGCAGATCAAAAAGAGGTTTTAATGATGCGAATGTATCAGGATATGAGTTTTAAAGAAATTTCTGAAATAACAGGAGTAAGTATCAATACCGCTTTAGGCCGAATGCGTTACGCTTTAATGAATATGAGAAAAGTAATCGATAAACACCAAATTATTTTAACGAATTAA
- a CDS encoding endonuclease III domain-containing protein, protein MNKQERVTFVINTLKELYPTIPIPLDHKDPYTLLIAVLLSAQCTDVRVNQITPLLFAKADNPYDMIKMSVEEIKEIIRPCGLSPMKSKGIHGLSHILIDKHGGKVPQSFEDLEELPAVGHKTASVVMSQAFGVPAFPVDTHIHRLMYRWNLTNGKNVVQTERDAKRLFPEEIWNDLHLQIIWYGREYSPARGWDLDKDIITKTIGRKSVLDDYIKK, encoded by the coding sequence ATGAATAAACAGGAACGTGTAACGTTTGTTATAAATACGTTAAAAGAATTATATCCTACGATTCCTATTCCGCTGGATCATAAGGATCCTTATACGTTGTTGATTGCGGTTTTACTATCGGCTCAATGTACGGATGTGCGCGTGAATCAGATTACGCCCTTGCTTTTTGCCAAAGCGGATAATCCGTATGATATGATAAAAATGTCGGTGGAAGAAATTAAAGAAATCATTCGCCCTTGTGGTTTATCGCCCATGAAATCGAAAGGAATTCATGGTTTATCACATATTTTGATTGATAAACATGGCGGTAAAGTGCCGCAAAGTTTTGAGGATTTAGAGGAATTACCGGCTGTGGGTCATAAAACGGCGAGTGTTGTGATGTCACAAGCTTTTGGTGTTCCGGCTTTTCCTGTGGATACTCATATTCACCGCTTGATGTACCGATGGAATTTGACTAATGGAAAAAATGTGGTTCAAACTGAGAGAGATGCTAAACGCCTTTTTCCGGAGGAAATATGGAATGATTTGCACTTACAGATTATTTGGTACGGAAGGGAATATTCGCCTGCTCGTGGCTGGGATTTAGATAAGGATATTATCACCAAAACGATTGGCAGAAAGTCAGTTTTGGACGATTATATCAAGAAATAA
- the bcp gene encoding thioredoxin-dependent thiol peroxidase: protein MTPLKKGDKAPHFSSLDQDGKQHQLEDYRGKKLVVFFYPKANTPGCTAEACDLRDNFERFQANNYALLGVSADSQKAQAKFKDKYEFPFPLLADEDKSVIQAFGVWGPKKFMGKEYDGIHRTTFVIDENGIIDEVISDVKTKAHAAQILK, encoded by the coding sequence ATGACACCATTAAAAAAAGGAGATAAAGCACCCCATTTTTCAAGTCTGGACCAAGACGGAAAACAACATCAACTAGAAGATTACAGAGGAAAAAAACTAGTTGTTTTCTTTTATCCAAAAGCCAACACACCAGGATGTACCGCCGAAGCATGTGATTTAAGAGACAATTTCGAACGATTTCAAGCCAATAATTACGCGCTTTTAGGCGTAAGTGCCGATAGTCAAAAAGCACAAGCCAAGTTCAAAGACAAATACGAATTCCCTTTTCCATTGCTCGCCGATGAGGATAAGTCTGTAATTCAGGCTTTTGGAGTTTGGGGACCAAAAAAATTCATGGGCAAAGAATATGACGGTATTCACAGAACTACATTTGTAATCGACGAAAACGGAATTATCGATGAGGTTATCTCCGATGTAAAAACCAAAGCGCATGCAGCCCAAATATTAAAGTAA